The following proteins come from a genomic window of Magnetococcales bacterium:
- the flhA gene encoding flagellar biosynthesis protein FlhA: MKSIFSFRACCPGRFHEEHFFIPGSCLEWVGVSVEGRLSWVVWKLLPERGFLTIPNQFGLGEKPLAATAFSFRLPFARLKGSSDIFMAAGIILVLAIMILPLPAAALDLFLSVNISISIVILLTTLYVHKPLEFSSFPSVLLITTLFRLSLNISTTRRILLHGGEGEAAAGEVIRAFGQFVVGGNPVVGIIVFSILVIINFVVITKGAGRIAEVAARFTLDKMPGKQMAIDADLNSGLITEAEAKRRRREIEEESEFFGAMDGASKFVRGEAVAGILVTVINIVGGFIIGVAQQDLSASESAHIYTILTVGDGLVAQIPALVISTSAGFLVTRASSDHHMAQHVGSQITARPRVILISAAVLGLFAILPGMPTVAFASLALLLGGWAYLLFRKQEVVDQQRVHEETQQAQVAAEAEEPIENFLALDVLRLDVGYGLIALVDESQQGDLLDKIRAIRRQFAGDMGFVVPPIHIKDNLQFRPGEYAFLVKGVEVGRGELKTGQFLAMEGGAISGRIEGTSTVEPAFGLPALWISAHDRERAEMLGYTVVDPSTVLATHVTELVHTFAHEMISRQEVQNLLDLVAKNQPKLVEELVPNVINLGGIQKVLQGLLRERVSIRDMPTILETISDYAKIIKHPAQLVELVRQSLSRSIVKKYLDDEARLQVMMLGADAENLIAEAIVDGEYGSYLALAPRSANQFCTRVRDMVERIASQVVQPVLVCGTRVRPFVKQATEGVIPHLVVLSHNEIPANVPVHSQGTVTLS; this comes from the coding sequence ATGAAGAGCATTTTTTCATTCCGGGCATGTTGTCCGGGCCGGTTTCATGAAGAGCATTTTTTCATTCCGGGCAGTTGTCTGGAATGGGTGGGTGTTTCGGTTGAGGGGAGATTGTCTTGGGTGGTATGGAAATTGCTGCCTGAAAGAGGATTCTTGACTATCCCTAACCAGTTCGGTCTTGGAGAGAAGCCTTTGGCAGCCACCGCTTTTTCGTTTCGATTGCCTTTTGCGCGTCTGAAAGGTTCCAGCGACATATTCATGGCTGCCGGCATCATTCTGGTGCTGGCCATCATGATTCTGCCGTTGCCGGCTGCGGCACTTGACCTGTTTTTGTCTGTCAACATTTCCATCTCCATCGTCATTCTTCTGACGACTCTCTATGTCCATAAACCACTCGAATTTTCATCTTTTCCCAGTGTCTTGTTGATTACGACACTGTTTCGCCTGTCGCTCAACATTTCGACCACCCGGCGTATTTTGTTGCATGGTGGGGAGGGGGAAGCGGCGGCTGGCGAGGTGATCCGGGCCTTTGGCCAGTTTGTGGTGGGTGGCAATCCGGTGGTGGGCATCATCGTTTTCTCCATCCTGGTGATCATCAACTTTGTCGTGATCACCAAGGGTGCCGGGCGTATCGCGGAAGTGGCGGCCCGGTTCACCTTGGACAAAATGCCGGGCAAACAGATGGCCATCGATGCCGACCTCAACTCGGGCCTGATCACCGAGGCCGAGGCCAAGCGGCGGCGGCGCGAAATCGAGGAAGAATCGGAATTTTTCGGGGCCATGGATGGTGCGTCAAAGTTTGTTCGCGGTGAGGCGGTGGCCGGTATTCTGGTGACCGTGATCAACATTGTGGGTGGTTTCATCATTGGTGTGGCTCAGCAGGATCTGTCGGCATCGGAATCGGCACACATTTATACCATCCTGACGGTTGGTGATGGTCTGGTGGCGCAAATTCCGGCGCTTGTGATTTCGACCTCAGCCGGTTTTCTGGTGACCCGTGCTTCATCGGATCATCATATGGCCCAACATGTGGGTAGCCAGATCACGGCCCGCCCCCGGGTCATTCTCATCAGCGCTGCCGTCCTTGGTTTGTTTGCCATCCTGCCGGGCATGCCCACGGTCGCCTTTGCCAGCCTGGCCCTTTTGCTGGGCGGATGGGCCTACCTGTTGTTCCGGAAGCAGGAGGTCGTGGATCAGCAGCGTGTCCATGAAGAAACCCAACAAGCCCAGGTGGCTGCCGAGGCTGAGGAACCCATCGAAAATTTTTTGGCACTGGATGTGCTTCGTCTTGATGTCGGCTATGGGCTGATTGCCCTGGTGGATGAAAGCCAGCAGGGGGATCTTCTGGACAAGATCCGGGCCATCCGGCGGCAATTTGCCGGAGACATGGGCTTTGTGGTCCCTCCCATCCACATCAAGGACAATCTTCAGTTTCGACCTGGTGAGTATGCTTTTCTCGTGAAAGGGGTTGAAGTGGGACGTGGCGAACTGAAGACAGGCCAATTCCTGGCCATGGAAGGGGGAGCGATCTCCGGGCGGATCGAGGGGACTTCGACCGTGGAGCCTGCCTTCGGGTTGCCGGCCTTGTGGATCTCGGCCCACGACAGGGAGCGGGCGGAAATGCTCGGTTATACCGTGGTGGATCCCTCCACGGTGCTGGCCACGCATGTCACCGAGCTGGTGCATACCTTCGCCCACGAAATGATCAGTCGGCAGGAGGTCCAGAATCTCCTCGATCTGGTGGCCAAAAATCAGCCCAAGCTTGTGGAGGAGCTGGTTCCCAACGTGATCAATCTGGGTGGTATCCAGAAGGTGTTGCAGGGTTTGCTGCGGGAACGGGTCTCCATCCGCGACATGCCCACCATCCTGGAAACGATCTCGGATTATGCCAAGATCATCAAACATCCGGCGCAATTGGTGGAACTGGTGCGGCAGTCTCTCTCTCGTTCCATCGTGAAGAAATATTTGGACGACGAAGCCCGCTTGCAGGTCATGATGCTGGGTGCCGATGCGGAAAATCTGATTGCCGAGGCCATCGTCGATGGGGAATATGGGTCTTATCTGGCCCTGGCACCGCGGTCCGCCAATCAGTTCTGTACACGGGTACGAGACATGGTCGAGCGGATTGCGTCCCAGGTTGTGCAACCGGTCCTGGTTTGTGGCACCCGGGTTCGGCCCTTTGTCAAACAAGCCACTGAAGGGGTCATACCGCATTTGGTAGTCTTGTCGCACAATGAAATTCCCGCCAATGTGCCAGTACATTCACAGGGAACAGTGACGCTGTCTTGA
- a CDS encoding FliA/WhiG family RNA polymerase sigma factor, with amino-acid sequence MLSPADAGSISTQESWAGLTREQIIMKYAPIVKYVAGRISMRLPQSVDVDDLYQVGILGLIDAIAKFDPERGIKFQTYAEFRVRGAILDELRAMDWVPRGVRHAATQIQDVFMKLEAQLGRPPEDGEVAKHLGISLDEYFAQLESVRSLSVVSFEDLRPSLDDDEWDVLDVLADPLQVDPLEALGLQQVREALSQAVASLPEKERLVVTLYYFEELTMSEIGAVLGLTESRISQLHSKATLRMRARVRKVLGYKQE; translated from the coding sequence ATGTTATCCCCAGCAGATGCAGGATCCATATCCACCCAAGAGTCGTGGGCTGGTCTGACCCGGGAACAGATCATCATGAAGTATGCCCCGATTGTCAAATATGTTGCGGGGCGGATTTCCATGCGTCTGCCACAGTCGGTGGATGTCGATGATCTCTATCAAGTGGGCATCCTGGGATTGATTGACGCCATCGCCAAATTCGATCCCGAGCGGGGCATCAAGTTTCAAACCTATGCCGAGTTTCGCGTGCGCGGGGCCATCCTGGATGAGTTGCGTGCCATGGATTGGGTGCCGCGTGGTGTGCGACATGCGGCTACCCAGATCCAGGATGTCTTTATGAAGCTGGAGGCCCAACTGGGACGCCCACCCGAAGATGGTGAGGTTGCCAAACATCTGGGAATCTCCCTGGATGAATACTTTGCGCAGTTGGAGTCGGTGCGCAGCTTGTCGGTTGTTTCTTTCGAGGATTTACGTCCGAGCCTGGATGATGACGAGTGGGATGTCCTGGATGTTCTGGCGGATCCTTTGCAGGTGGATCCTCTGGAAGCTCTAGGCTTGCAACAGGTTCGGGAGGCCTTGAGCCAGGCTGTGGCGTCCCTGCCGGAAAAAGAGCGTCTGGTTGTGACACTCTATTATTTCGAAGAGTTGACCATGAGTGAAATCGGGGCTGTCCTGGGTCTGACCGAGTCCCGCATTTCCCAGTTGCACAGCAAAGCCACTTTGCGCATGCGTGCCCGGGTTCGCAAAGTGTTGGGGTACAAACAGGAATGA
- a CDS encoding FHA domain-containing protein has protein sequence MAGGFFAKYFQHVQSQGKEKNVHEPVALDIRKAMLGSGRVEFSLLASWANKHEKDAFIRMIPMPFLVGSSVVKGNLFTLTHQEMTKFFEEEKIAARSDQEEQVMLEWALYPLIKKQDTFGTGIEKLTIGRDSDSDIVIPDYAISKKHAEIRVVHKDCFIKDRGAKNKIYINGVLLSSNSESVLKNGDLLKLGRYKFYLMSSQALYDIFNAEI, from the coding sequence ATGGCTGGTGGTTTTTTTGCAAAATATTTTCAACACGTTCAATCCCAGGGCAAAGAAAAGAATGTCCATGAACCTGTGGCCCTGGATATTCGGAAGGCCATGTTGGGTTCGGGGCGGGTCGAGTTTTCGCTGTTGGCTTCCTGGGCCAACAAACATGAAAAAGATGCGTTTATCCGCATGATTCCCATGCCATTCCTGGTCGGATCTTCCGTGGTCAAAGGCAATTTGTTCACCTTGACCCACCAGGAAATGACGAAATTTTTCGAAGAAGAAAAAATTGCTGCCCGATCCGACCAGGAAGAACAAGTCATGCTTGAATGGGCACTCTATCCCCTGATCAAAAAACAGGATACTTTCGGAACCGGTATAGAAAAATTAACAATCGGTCGCGATTCTGATAGTGATATCGTCATTCCGGATTACGCTATTTCCAAGAAACACGCAGAGATACGTGTCGTTCATAAAGATTGTTTTATCAAGGATCGTGGTGCCAAAAATAAAATATATATAAATGGTGTTTTGTTGAGTAGCAACAGTGAAAGTGTGCTTAAAAACGGGGATTTGTTAAAGCTTGGCCGCTACAAATTTTATTTGATGAGTTCACAAGCCCTTTACGATATTTTCAATGCTGAAATCTAG
- a CDS encoding MinD/ParA family protein, with protein sequence MIEDLDNQVATLKEWAKKAEQERKADKTRDTNKPVPSSVLARRLAERKVPYTLAVTSGKGGVGKTLVTVNLALNFARQGLKVLVIDADLGLANVDVVLGLTPQHTIEDVLAGRMNIADVAIAGPLGITVLPAASGVAGLSSLTEAQRISLMDHIDHWNADFDMVLVDTGAGISSNVRYFILSVERILVVATPDPASITDAYALMKVMFMNHRIDHFDLVINQVRAEREALDVYRTLHRVADRFLSIGLNYAGYVPYDDLLVQSVRRQKPVTLLYPESSSALAFSSLADKVLNRWHQDRERNGQALFFWRRVLDESASAPAVNNPPSAESD encoded by the coding sequence ATGATCGAAGACCTCGACAATCAGGTGGCCACCTTGAAAGAGTGGGCCAAAAAAGCCGAGCAGGAACGCAAGGCCGACAAGACCCGTGATACCAACAAGCCGGTTCCTTCTTCGGTGCTGGCGCGGCGATTGGCAGAACGCAAGGTGCCTTATACCCTGGCCGTCACGAGCGGCAAGGGCGGGGTTGGCAAGACCCTGGTCACCGTCAACCTGGCTCTCAATTTTGCACGGCAGGGCCTCAAGGTCCTGGTCATCGATGCCGACCTGGGTCTGGCAAATGTCGATGTGGTCCTGGGACTGACACCCCAACACACCATCGAAGATGTGTTGGCGGGACGCATGAACATTGCCGATGTTGCCATCGCCGGTCCGCTGGGAATTACAGTTCTGCCGGCGGCATCCGGTGTGGCGGGTCTCAGCTCCCTTACCGAGGCCCAACGCATCTCTCTCATGGATCACATCGATCATTGGAATGCCGATTTTGACATGGTTCTTGTCGATACCGGGGCCGGCATTTCCAGCAATGTACGTTATTTCATTCTTTCCGTGGAGCGAATCCTCGTGGTGGCGACACCAGATCCGGCCAGTATTACGGATGCCTATGCCCTGATGAAGGTCATGTTCATGAATCATCGCATCGATCATTTCGATCTGGTGATCAATCAGGTGCGGGCCGAACGGGAGGCACTGGATGTCTATCGGACATTGCACCGGGTGGCGGATCGCTTCCTGAGTATCGGACTCAACTATGCCGGTTATGTGCCCTACGATGATCTGTTGGTGCAGTCGGTCCGGAGACAAAAACCGGTCACTCTGCTCTATCCGGAGTCGTCGTCAGCGCTGGCTTTTTCTTCCCTGGCCGACAAGGTTCTCAATCGCTGGCATCAGGACCGGGAACGCAATGGCCAAGCCCTGTTTTTCTGGCGGCGGGTTTTGGACGAGTCGGCGTCTGCCCCGGCGGTGAACAATCCACCTTCGGCGGAGTCGGATTGA
- a CDS encoding response regulator: MNNFANAPAAFVSAMVVLVFLVAWLRQERAGMLSGWKFILAGAVLLLVGHLVYLDFLCAWMDSAWRSTIHWAGDLGGFLLLMSGFWQRSRWFFSIRADISRSRDLEEALRRQQVRLEEEVQSRTRDLQEARDQAIRANGAKSAFLADMSHEIRGPLNVVLGILELLRRARMEPQYREYIQLCHSSGRAVLSLLNDTLDFSKIEAGHLTLDLAVFDLRALVDEAALMMAPLAHSKGVELTAFVPRGLHTSVRGDPNRLRQILVNLLGNAVKFTPKGGVVELHVRIQARDSAKSEYYFEVWDTGIGVPEEQRERIFNKFTQVEHQPGQEHVEGTGLGLTISKRLVELMGGRIGVDANDRAGSGSVFHFSIFLEEVAETFGSPDMETLPTLRVLVIGSHGLQRVLLDDFFATLEIRHTHADDPQTSRTLLREAQAAHDPYRLLMVNQKAGGGERSEMVDLHEMLVPGVGVILLTDLLDHGLDQAANVPGDVLCLQKPISAVRLRGAIDRLLGEGLVHYAHPASRSGREQRHNPVRKLYQDRILIVDDHAANLKVASGMLQNLGCDPSLVDTTSNAASALEKLRQHDYGLVLMDCRMPGMDGLTATRAIRAREAEEHRPRLPVVAFTADIMEGKRRDCIEVGMDEILVKPVTLRTMENLLRKYLKPIAREEYDAHNEESVTVLDQKSLSPQPTAGAALRPVFDIAQAMEVFGLPEETFQEVAELIVQQIPDLLASMERDVAEQLQEEARAKAHVLRGSMANAIFPSLKEPSQWLHREIRNGEWQSARQALDRLTEEFAPILDALRNFIEQDKSNPVS; this comes from the coding sequence ATGAATAATTTTGCAAATGCACCTGCGGCTTTCGTTTCTGCCATGGTGGTGCTGGTGTTTCTTGTCGCCTGGTTGCGACAGGAGAGGGCGGGCATGCTGTCTGGCTGGAAGTTTATCCTGGCGGGAGCGGTCCTGTTGCTGGTGGGGCACCTTGTTTATCTGGACTTTCTTTGCGCCTGGATGGATTCGGCATGGCGGTCCACCATTCATTGGGCCGGCGATTTGGGCGGTTTTTTGTTGCTGATGTCCGGATTCTGGCAGCGGAGTCGCTGGTTTTTTTCCATCCGGGCGGACATCAGTCGCAGCCGGGATCTTGAAGAGGCGTTGCGACGCCAGCAGGTTCGTCTGGAAGAGGAGGTTCAGAGTCGAACCCGGGATCTCCAGGAAGCCCGGGATCAGGCCATCCGCGCCAATGGGGCCAAGAGCGCTTTTCTGGCCGATATGAGTCATGAAATTCGCGGGCCTCTGAATGTGGTGCTGGGCATCCTGGAACTGTTGCGCCGGGCACGGATGGAGCCACAGTATCGGGAATATATCCAGTTGTGTCACAGTTCCGGTCGGGCTGTTCTCTCCCTCCTGAACGATACACTGGATTTTTCCAAGATCGAGGCCGGCCATCTGACCCTGGATTTGGCGGTCTTCGATCTGCGTGCCCTGGTGGACGAGGCGGCCCTGATGATGGCCCCCCTGGCACACTCCAAGGGCGTGGAACTGACGGCTTTTGTCCCGAGAGGATTGCATACCTCGGTCCGTGGGGATCCCAATCGCCTGCGCCAGATTCTGGTCAACCTGTTGGGAAATGCCGTCAAGTTCACTCCCAAAGGGGGAGTGGTTGAATTGCATGTGCGCATCCAGGCACGGGATTCCGCAAAATCGGAATATTATTTTGAGGTGTGGGACACCGGTATCGGTGTGCCCGAAGAACAACGCGAAAGAATTTTCAATAAATTTACCCAGGTGGAGCATCAACCCGGGCAGGAACATGTCGAAGGAACCGGATTGGGTTTGACCATCAGCAAAAGATTGGTGGAACTCATGGGGGGGCGGATCGGCGTGGATGCCAACGACAGGGCGGGTTCTGGCAGTGTTTTTCATTTTTCGATTTTTCTGGAAGAGGTCGCCGAAACGTTTGGTTCGCCTGACATGGAAACATTGCCAACCCTCCGGGTTTTGGTGATTGGCAGCCACGGATTGCAACGGGTGCTTCTGGATGACTTTTTTGCAACCCTGGAAATTCGTCATACCCATGCGGATGATCCGCAAACCTCCCGGACCCTGTTAAGAGAGGCGCAGGCGGCACACGATCCCTATCGTTTGCTGATGGTCAACCAAAAAGCCGGTGGGGGTGAGCGTTCGGAGATGGTTGATTTGCACGAAATGCTGGTACCAGGTGTTGGCGTGATCCTGTTGACGGATCTTCTGGACCATGGTCTCGATCAGGCCGCCAATGTGCCGGGAGATGTGCTGTGTCTGCAAAAACCGATCAGTGCAGTCCGTTTGCGTGGGGCAATCGACCGTTTATTGGGTGAGGGGCTGGTCCATTATGCCCATCCAGCTTCCAGGTCCGGTCGGGAACAAAGGCATAATCCGGTACGCAAACTGTATCAGGATCGTATTCTGATCGTGGACGACCATGCCGCCAACCTGAAGGTGGCCAGCGGCATGTTGCAAAATCTGGGGTGTGATCCCTCCCTGGTGGACACGACTTCCAATGCAGCCTCGGCCCTGGAAAAGTTGCGGCAACATGACTACGGTCTGGTTCTCATGGATTGCCGGATGCCGGGGATGGATGGCCTGACGGCCACACGCGCCATCCGTGCCCGGGAAGCCGAAGAGCATCGCCCACGTTTGCCGGTCGTGGCTTTTACCGCCGACATCATGGAAGGCAAGCGGCGGGATTGCATCGAGGTGGGCATGGATGAAATCCTGGTCAAGCCGGTCACCCTCCGGACCATGGAAAACCTGCTGCGGAAATATCTCAAGCCGATTGCCAGGGAAGAATATGACGCCCATAACGAAGAGAGTGTGACGGTCCTGGATCAAAAGAGTCTTTCTCCGCAACCGACTGCCGGTGCTGCGCTCCGTCCGGTTTTTGACATTGCCCAGGCGATGGAGGTCTTCGGCTTGCCGGAAGAAACCTTCCAGGAGGTGGCCGAACTGATTGTCCAACAAATTCCTGACCTCTTGGCCAGTATGGAACGGGATGTGGCAGAACAACTCCAGGAAGAGGCCAGGGCAAAAGCGCATGTACTGCGCGGCAGCATGGCCAATGCCATCTTTCCCTCGCTCAAGGAGCCATCACAGTGGTTGCATCGTGAAATCCGCAATGGAGAGTGGCAAAGCGCCCGTCAGGCCCTGGATCGACTCACAGAAGAATTTGCTCCCATTCTGGATGCCTTGCGAAACTTCATCGAGCAGGATAAATCAAACCCGGTTTCATGA
- the flhF gene encoding flagellar biosynthesis protein FlhF, with the protein MNDKVSTFRARDMREALQQVKEALGADAVILSTRSIREKNGAFIEVTACPNPNADGPVPVPRETPPPRSRFSAVADDAPPSMAGRSAVSRYREQRSQTQSATAQGSGLAADLSTIRSSLAELEAKVNIPASMEPDIANLDMEGKRRYSYLLMHGVEEPIARKLAVVDKAEKERGLEGALKRFLKFHDPMESQSRVIALVGPTGVGKTTTLAKIAAELLLNRRKTVGMITLDTFRVGAVAQLETYAKLLQVRLMVARTLSEVKAGLHSLNNCDFILVDTVGSSPYNRRQVNSTGSLLPVMGEDREVLLCMAGNVRETEQQAIFRRFSALSPTGLIFTKLDETVTYGGILNVALRARLPLTLYTDGQRVPENLGWLSAQTMAKWFDQPKVMEPDA; encoded by the coding sequence ATGAACGACAAAGTTTCCACCTTCCGGGCACGGGATATGCGGGAAGCCCTGCAACAGGTCAAGGAAGCCCTGGGGGCTGACGCCGTCATCCTCTCCACGCGGAGCATTCGGGAGAAAAACGGGGCCTTCATCGAAGTGACCGCCTGCCCCAATCCCAATGCCGATGGGCCGGTGCCGGTCCCCAGGGAGACTCCTCCTCCCCGCAGTCGGTTTTCCGCCGTGGCCGATGATGCGCCACCATCCATGGCGGGTCGCAGTGCCGTCAGTCGATACCGCGAGCAGCGGTCACAGACACAGAGTGCTACGGCGCAAGGCTCCGGTCTGGCGGCGGATCTCTCCACCATTCGCAGTTCCCTGGCGGAACTCGAAGCCAAGGTCAACATACCAGCGTCCATGGAGCCGGATATTGCCAATCTGGACATGGAAGGGAAGCGCCGCTACAGCTATCTCCTCATGCATGGCGTGGAAGAACCCATCGCCCGCAAGCTGGCCGTGGTGGACAAGGCGGAAAAAGAACGGGGCTTGGAAGGTGCCCTGAAACGGTTTCTCAAGTTTCATGATCCCATGGAGAGTCAATCCCGGGTAATCGCCCTGGTGGGTCCCACCGGTGTAGGAAAAACCACCACCCTGGCCAAGATTGCTGCGGAATTGCTGTTGAATCGACGCAAAACCGTCGGCATGATCACCCTGGATACGTTCCGGGTCGGGGCCGTGGCCCAGTTGGAAACCTATGCCAAACTCCTGCAGGTGCGTTTGATGGTTGCCCGCACCCTGTCAGAAGTCAAAGCCGGTCTGCACTCCCTCAATAATTGTGACTTCATCCTGGTGGATACCGTCGGTTCCAGTCCCTACAACCGACGCCAGGTCAATTCGACCGGCAGCCTGTTGCCGGTCATGGGAGAGGATCGCGAAGTCCTGCTCTGCATGGCCGGCAATGTCCGGGAAACCGAACAACAAGCCATTTTCCGGCGTTTTTCGGCGCTCTCGCCAACCGGTTTGATTTTTACCAAACTCGATGAAACCGTGACGTATGGTGGTATCCTGAATGTGGCGTTGCGTGCCCGCCTTCCCTTGACCCTCTATACGGATGGGCAGAGAGTGCCGGAAAATCTGGGTTGGCTTTCGGCGCAAACCATGGCCAAGTGGTTTGATCAGCCCAAGGTCATGGAGCCGGATGCGTGA
- a CDS encoding Rpn family recombination-promoting nuclease/putative transposase has translation MNVHDLGYIKLFSCSRMVQDLMDGFIKQDWVAGLDFSTLEKVNPVYVSDNFQKRINDLVWKVRWQKMDRWLYIYLILEPQSTVDDIMALRTDLYTKLLYQDLRQSGKIPAGQKFPPVVPIVLYNGRRRWTASMDVADLIDDYPPGLEACRPHMRYLLVDAHHYQNDVLSSMHNVVAALFRLEKSRTLADVRQVVQELDLWLRGSEQRELRRTIASWLGQILLPRLAKKNPGIPESIPEMNDLKEVRLMLAETVEGWVKEWEQGGREKGIKEGIEEGIKEGIKEGGAAILLRILRHHFSNLPVWVEPKVRAANLETLEMWTDRALNSNSLQDVFADETGDGTHVS, from the coding sequence ATGAATGTGCATGATCTTGGTTACATAAAGTTGTTTTCTTGTTCCAGGATGGTCCAGGACCTCATGGATGGTTTTATCAAACAGGATTGGGTTGCCGGATTGGACTTTTCCACCTTGGAAAAAGTCAATCCGGTGTATGTCAGCGATAATTTTCAAAAGAGAATCAACGACTTAGTCTGGAAAGTCCGCTGGCAGAAAATGGACCGATGGTTGTATATCTATTTGATTCTGGAGCCGCAATCCACGGTTGATGATATCATGGCCTTGCGAACTGACCTGTATACAAAGCTGCTTTACCAGGATCTGCGCCAGTCCGGAAAAATTCCGGCAGGCCAAAAATTTCCACCTGTTGTTCCTATTGTGTTGTATAATGGGCGGCGGCGGTGGACGGCATCCATGGATGTGGCTGACCTGATCGATGATTATCCCCCTGGTCTGGAGGCTTGTCGCCCGCATATGCGTTACCTGCTGGTCGATGCGCATCACTACCAAAATGATGTATTGAGTTCAATGCACAATGTGGTTGCAGCACTGTTCAGGTTGGAAAAAAGCCGCACTCTTGCCGACGTTCGACAAGTGGTCCAGGAGTTGGACCTGTGGCTGAGGGGTTCGGAACAAAGAGAATTACGTCGGACAATTGCCAGTTGGTTGGGTCAAATCCTTTTGCCGAGACTGGCGAAAAAAAATCCCGGTATTCCGGAATCCATTCCGGAAATGAATGATCTGAAGGAGGTTCGTCTCATGTTGGCAGAAACCGTTGAAGGTTGGGTCAAAGAGTGGGAGCAGGGAGGGCGCGAGAAAGGAATCAAGGAAGGAATCGAGGAAGGAATCAAGGAAGGAATCAAGGAAGGTGGGGCTGCCATTTTGCTCCGAATTCTGCGCCATCATTTTTCCAACCTGCCCGTTTGGGTTGAGCCGAAGGTTCGTGCCGCCAATCTGGAGACCCTTGAAATGTGGACGGATCGTGCATTGAACTCCAATTCGTTGCAGGATGTTTTCGCTGACGAGACAGGTGACGGAACGCATGTTTCTTGA
- a CDS encoding flagellar hook-length control protein FliK, protein MAMIISGKVLPPPGDPAPGSRNNAGQLPSLTPGDILEGRISQVKGSGEGIFRFPDGSGLAFTGGQGLTEGEKIRLEVVRLLPELAVRIAGSESRVAANLADNLQQSLVRVPDLFARLMATIAGQEPDKGGTLLSLGKGTPLFLSLQSTSQSGNRSADLVGILRDNLPNLSADALIRGDTTGLARLLEGASREEVTAAVRALREAAGALRLAPDPTAAGKSPESGSESASLPNALNRLGDLLSMQNILPRVVPSTAEQMFLGYRVFWLNEGGLGEAIWRREKEKQDQKGKKGRTLHSVFLSLNLTRLGAVQSRVVLGDGLLGISVAAEEDATLVALRSRIAELRAAIQEAGLPLSSLDLSCQSGAVMRSSRLEAIGLGGGFSANA, encoded by the coding sequence ATGGCCATGATCATTTCCGGCAAGGTTTTGCCACCGCCCGGCGATCCGGCTCCTGGCAGCCGCAATAATGCCGGACAGTTACCTTCCCTGACGCCAGGGGACATTCTGGAGGGCCGTATCAGCCAGGTCAAAGGGAGCGGGGAGGGCATCTTCCGCTTTCCCGATGGCAGTGGTCTGGCTTTTACCGGTGGCCAGGGATTGACGGAAGGAGAAAAAATTCGCCTGGAAGTGGTGCGCCTGTTGCCGGAACTGGCGGTGCGCATTGCGGGCAGTGAGTCGCGGGTGGCGGCCAATCTGGCCGACAATCTGCAACAGAGTCTGGTCCGGGTACCGGATCTATTTGCCAGATTGATGGCGACCATCGCTGGCCAGGAACCGGATAAGGGTGGGACACTCCTCTCCCTGGGCAAGGGAACTCCCCTGTTTTTATCGTTGCAGTCAACATCCCAGTCGGGCAACCGGTCTGCCGACCTGGTTGGTATCCTGCGGGACAATCTGCCCAATCTCTCCGCCGATGCCCTGATTCGTGGTGACACAACCGGCCTGGCCCGGCTTCTGGAGGGAGCCTCCCGGGAAGAGGTGACTGCTGCCGTGCGTGCCTTGCGTGAGGCAGCGGGTGCCCTGCGTTTGGCTCCTGATCCGACAGCGGCAGGAAAATCCCCGGAAAGTGGCAGTGAATCTGCATCGCTGCCCAATGCCCTGAACCGTCTGGGGGATCTTTTGTCCATGCAAAATATTTTGCCCCGGGTGGTCCCATCGACCGCAGAACAAATGTTTCTCGGCTATCGGGTATTCTGGTTGAACGAGGGGGGATTGGGAGAAGCCATCTGGCGACGGGAAAAAGAAAAACAAGACCAGAAAGGCAAAAAAGGACGTACCCTTCATTCAGTATTTCTTTCCCTGAACCTGACCCGTCTGGGTGCGGTCCAATCCCGTGTCGTGCTGGGGGATGGTCTGCTGGGCATCAGCGTTGCTGCCGAAGAAGATGCCACCCTCGTTGCCTTGCGCAGTCGTATTGCCGAGTTGCGTGCAGCCATCCAGGAGGCCGGGTTGCCCTTGAGTTCTCTCGATCTCTCCTGTCAATCCGGGGCGGTCATGCGCAGCAGTCGGTTGGAAGCCATTGGCCTTGGTGGCGGTTTTTCTGCAAATGCTTGA